The sequence below is a genomic window from Bacillota bacterium.
TGAGCTATTTCCTGCACCACTTGGGCTATTTGGTTCATAGCCATTTGTGCTTCGTTAGTGCCCACATTCAATTGACCGGACGCCGTGCGCATTTGATCGGCTGCTATTTGAAGTTCTCCCAGAACTAACTGTAATCGCTCGGCCAGTTCTTGCAACGGCTCAGCAAGCTGCACTGCCGGGCCTTTTAATCCCGATGGAAACAGGGCATAGGTATCCCCGGCTGCCAGAGCTTGAAGATACTCGATTACTGGCCGCAGGGCACGTCGTTGGCCGGAAGCATCTAGCTGCACAAACCCGATAGCAATAGCCAGCCAAAACCCAATTAACAGGGCCACACCAAAACCGGCGGTGCCAAATCTAGCCTGCAGCCAGACCGAACCGCCACCACACATTACCGACAAGACAAAGGGCAGCAGTATACGGGGTAGTGTTTCAACTCTTCTGTTCACTCTTGTTTCCCCCCCCTGATCGAATACTCCCACTCTTGGACCTTCTCTTTTAGCTATAAATCCCTTTTTCGCCAAAGAGTGCCATTTATCCTGCTGTGTTTTTCGACAATTACCACAAACAAGGCCGTCTGGCCTCTACCTTAATAACAGGTTGCTCAGGATGAAAAACGGGCGGGCACGGAGGCCCGCTCCTACAAGTAGTGCGGTGTAAGGGGATGGGCTGCCACGGAGTCGCGTCCCTACCCGGAAGGTTGGCGAGTTACGCATGACAATACCCAGCAGAGCAAAAAATACTATTGACAAGTTATTCTTGCTGTAATATTATTTTCATGTATATGATACCATCATATAGGGGGATATTGTGGTTATGTGTGGATGTCATAGTAACAGCAACGGTCACGACGCAAATTGTGTCTGCCAGCAGTTTAGCACTTCCACTCGTCCGGCTGGGTTTCTTCAGACTTGTTTGCTGTTTCTTCTGCTGGAACAACCAGCTCACGGCTATGGTTTGCTGGAGCGCCTGGGCGAGTTCGGCTTGGCGGAAGTGGATGTCGGCGGAACGTATCGTATCCTTAACCGGTTGGAAGACAATGGCTTTGTTACGTCTAGTTGGGAAACAGGCGGTTCCGGACCGGCCCGGAAGGAATATCGGGTTACTCCTGCCGGGGTGGAGCTGCTTCACTGTTGGGCCGAGGCGATTAGGCGCAATCGCCGGTATGTAGACAGATTTCTGGCTCGTTATCAGGATATGTTCAGCGACTGAAGAAACGAGGTGCCTTATGTTTACCCTACTGCTCTATCTGTTAGCTTTGGGTTGGCTCGGCTATTCGTGGTTTAAGGACAAAAACAAGACTAAGCAAGCAGTAATGAAGGGGCTGCGGAGTTTTCTTAACATTTTCCCGTCGTTTGCCGCTGTGCTGCTGTTTATCGGGCTTATGTTTACCTTTATCTCACCGGAGTTTGTTTCGCGACTTGTTGGCCGCTCTTCTGGTTTCTTAGGTATGCTCGTGACCTCGGTTGTAGGGGCAATCACCCTTATTCCCGGCTTTGTGGCCTTCCCTCTGGCAGCATCGCTCATGGAGTTGGGGGCCGGGGTAATGCAGGCAGCAGTCTTCATCTCTAC
It includes:
- a CDS encoding methyl-accepting chemotaxis protein codes for the protein MNRRVETLPRILLPFVLSVMCGGGSVWLQARFGTAGFGVALLIGFWLAIAIGFVQLDASGQRRALRPVIEYLQALAAGDTYALFPSGLKGPAVQLAEPLQELAERLQLVLGELQIAADQMRTASGQLNVGTNEAQMAMNQIAQVVQEIA
- a CDS encoding PadR family transcriptional regulator — protein: MVMCGCHSNSNGHDANCVCQQFSTSTRPAGFLQTCLLFLLLEQPAHGYGLLERLGEFGLAEVDVGGTYRILNRLEDNGFVTSSWETGGSGPARKEYRVTPAGVELLHCWAEAIRRNRRYVDRFLARYQDMFSD
- a CDS encoding permease gives rise to the protein MFTLLLYLLALGWLGYSWFKDKNKTKQAVMKGLRSFLNIFPSFAAVLLFIGLMFTFISPEFVSRLVGRSSGFLGMLVTSVVGAITLIPGFVAFPLAASLMELGAGVMQAAVFISTLMTVGMATAPLEAKYFGRKAVVWRNGLNYVFAFIVAFIIGKVVSP